The following are encoded together in the bacterium genome:
- a CDS encoding NAD(P)/FAD-dependent oxidoreductase encodes MRNPHAGRPFTAEEAGRETIAAALEDVSVPTLLLSCLHMSGDAAILDGPLRPQGLFLNEVQGFMSEEDKAAARAFALDVICAWRDRGCPEPEPIGPALLKRMMDWLACEDVPEEYVQMLLEEMELGGADARAAVPLADSAAAFPVVVVGCGMSGLLAAIRLQEAGFPYVVVEKNAGPGGTWWENRYPGARVDVGNHFYCYSFEPSDHWTEFFAQQPELQAYFQRVMEKHGVDERVRWGTEVVGATWDAAAATWEVALDSGETLRARALIGAVGQLNRPFVPDLPGRFDGPAFHTACWDHDVDLTGRRVVMVGAGATGFQVAPAIADRVAHLTVVQRTAQWMFPNPSYHAAVGPGVRWALRHLPFYGRWYRFLLFWPGCDKGLPAAKVDPSWEPQAQSVSPVNEMARLMFTEWITSQLADRPDLIAKVVPDYPATGKRTLQDNGSWLRTLVRPNVTLVRAGVARLEADGVVDADGTKHAADVVVWATGFRANDMLAPLRITGRDGADLHAHWGTRPRAYLGMTVPRFPNFFMLYGPGTNLASGGSLIFHAECQVRYVVQCLRALAERGLATLEPRQDRYDDWYRRCQEELRQTVWASPHIAHSFYKNAAGEVHGLSPWRLVDYWAWTRQPDWDDYVLA; translated from the coding sequence ATGCGGAACCCGCACGCGGGCCGGCCCTTCACCGCCGAGGAGGCGGGCCGCGAAACGATCGCGGCGGCGCTCGAGGACGTCTCCGTCCCGACGCTGCTGCTGTCGTGCCTGCACATGAGCGGGGACGCCGCGATCCTCGACGGGCCGCTGCGCCCGCAGGGCCTGTTCCTCAACGAGGTGCAGGGCTTCATGTCCGAGGAGGACAAGGCGGCCGCGCGCGCCTTCGCGCTGGACGTGATCTGCGCCTGGCGCGACCGCGGCTGCCCGGAGCCCGAGCCCATCGGCCCGGCGCTGCTGAAGCGCATGATGGACTGGCTCGCCTGCGAGGACGTGCCCGAGGAGTACGTGCAGATGCTCCTCGAGGAGATGGAGCTGGGCGGCGCCGACGCGCGGGCTGCGGTGCCGCTCGCGGACTCGGCCGCGGCGTTCCCGGTCGTGGTCGTCGGCTGCGGCATGTCGGGCCTGCTCGCGGCGATCCGCCTGCAGGAGGCGGGCTTTCCGTACGTCGTCGTCGAGAAGAACGCCGGACCCGGCGGCACGTGGTGGGAGAACCGCTATCCCGGCGCCCGCGTCGACGTCGGCAACCACTTCTACTGCTACAGCTTCGAGCCGAGCGATCACTGGACGGAGTTCTTCGCGCAGCAGCCCGAGCTGCAGGCGTACTTCCAGCGCGTCATGGAGAAGCACGGCGTCGACGAGCGCGTGCGCTGGGGCACGGAGGTCGTCGGCGCGACCTGGGACGCGGCGGCGGCGACCTGGGAGGTGGCCCTCGACAGCGGCGAGACGCTGCGGGCGCGCGCCCTGATCGGCGCCGTCGGCCAGCTGAACCGGCCCTTCGTCCCCGACCTGCCGGGACGCTTCGACGGTCCCGCGTTCCACACCGCATGCTGGGACCACGACGTCGATCTCACCGGCAGGCGCGTCGTCATGGTCGGTGCGGGGGCGACCGGCTTCCAGGTGGCGCCCGCGATCGCCGACCGCGTCGCGCATCTCACGGTCGTCCAGCGCACGGCGCAGTGGATGTTCCCGAACCCGAGCTACCACGCGGCCGTCGGACCCGGCGTGCGCTGGGCGCTGCGCCACCTGCCGTTCTACGGCCGCTGGTACCGCTTCCTCCTGTTCTGGCCCGGCTGCGACAAGGGTCTGCCGGCGGCGAAGGTCGATCCGAGCTGGGAGCCGCAGGCGCAGTCGGTGAGCCCGGTGAACGAGATGGCCCGGCTCATGTTCACCGAGTGGATCACGAGCCAGCTCGCCGACCGGCCGGACCTGATCGCGAAGGTCGTTCCCGACTACCCGGCTACGGGAAAGCGCACGTTGCAGGACAATGGCAGCTGGCTGCGCACGCTCGTGCGCCCGAACGTGACGCTGGTGCGCGCCGGCGTCGCGCGGCTCGAGGCGGACGGCGTGGTCGATGCCGACGGGACGAAGCACGCCGCCGACGTCGTCGTGTGGGCGACCGGCTTTCGCGCCAACGACATGCTGGCGCCGCTGCGCATCACCGGCCGCGACGGCGCCGACCTGCACGCGCACTGGGGGACGCGCCCGCGCGCCTACCTCGGCATGACGGTGCCGCGCTTCCCGAACTTCTTCATGCTCTACGGCCCGGGCACGAACCTCGCGAGCGGCGGCAGCCTGATCTTCCACGCCGAGTGCCAGGTCCGCTACGTCGTGCAGTGCCTGCGCGCGCTGGCGGAGCGTGGGCTCGCGACGCTGGAGCCGCGCCAGGACCGCTACGACGACTGGTACCGGCGCTGCCAGGAGGAGCTGCGGCAGACGGTATGGGCGTCGCCGCACATCGCGCACAGCTTCTACAAGAACGCCGCGGGCGAGGTGCACGGCCTCAGCCCGTGGCGCCTCGTCGACTACTGGGCGTGGACGCGGCAGCCCGACTGGGACGACTACGTCCTCGCGTAG
- a CDS encoding CocE/NonD family hydrolase, whose protein sequence is MRSRFLLLSSLCSLVLAGTAPAAVVQPNVGYLSILEATPGDTLTLVHPERGQVASGQVDVNGSLLFPFLEQGVTYAIESAGGGEPLTGTVLRFADHPPQSFYEAQTLTEGYQYIRMRDGTLLAATVRPPLGKTMADGPFPTVIEYSGYNPAEPGAQPSQPSELITWALGYAVVGVNMRGSGCSGGVFGIFDYATTADGYDVVETVGVQPWVLNNKVGMVGLSFSGITQTFVGGARPPHLGAVAPLSTIGDIYRAPGYPGGIFNNGFAQSWLDERRRDAEPAPAGGQGWARRQIEDGDTVCLDNQKMRLQQIDPVLQTKAMPFYTPSIMEERSPATWVGRIEVPMFYSAAFHDEQTGPDFAAMLSRFPVRPDVKVTVQNGVHTSPFDPEVLWDWIAFLDIYVAGRIPDPSRMSAFASILTQEILGADSPAVPVPPDDYDAVTSLGEAKARFESAPFVTVRMENGAGSDVPGLPVARYRLGYSQWPPKEVKPTTFFFGKNGKLAKKRPRGKKFDIYRPDPAARPMSSLPNGDAWAVIPPYEWLPLVDGTAVAYTTPRLKKSLTVVGPSSVDLWLRSSAADTDIQVTLSEVRPDGQEIYVQSGYLRASHRKLDEARSTSTHPVQTHLESDAAPMPAGEFVPVRVELYAVSHVFRKGSRLRISVEAPGGDRVAWAFDTPPTDGLVVNDVARGGKRSSKIVLSVVPTAKDIPATLPPCPSLRGQPCRPYAPAVNGG, encoded by the coding sequence GTGCGATCTCGATTCCTGCTCCTCTCGTCGCTCTGTTCCCTGGTCCTGGCCGGTACGGCACCCGCCGCCGTCGTGCAGCCGAACGTCGGCTACCTCTCGATCCTGGAGGCGACGCCCGGGGACACCCTGACGCTCGTGCATCCCGAACGCGGCCAGGTCGCGAGCGGGCAGGTCGACGTCAACGGCAGCCTGCTGTTTCCGTTCCTGGAGCAGGGCGTCACCTACGCGATCGAGAGCGCCGGCGGCGGCGAGCCGCTCACCGGCACCGTCCTGCGCTTCGCGGATCATCCGCCGCAGTCGTTCTACGAGGCCCAGACGCTGACCGAGGGCTATCAGTACATCCGCATGCGCGACGGCACGCTGCTCGCCGCGACCGTGCGCCCGCCGCTCGGCAAGACCATGGCCGACGGGCCGTTCCCGACCGTCATCGAGTACTCGGGCTACAACCCGGCCGAGCCCGGCGCCCAGCCGTCGCAGCCCTCGGAGCTGATCACGTGGGCGCTCGGCTACGCCGTCGTCGGCGTGAACATGCGCGGCTCGGGCTGCTCGGGCGGCGTCTTCGGCATCTTCGACTACGCCACCACGGCCGACGGCTACGACGTCGTCGAGACCGTCGGCGTGCAGCCGTGGGTGCTGAACAACAAGGTCGGCATGGTCGGCCTCTCGTTCTCCGGCATCACCCAGACGTTCGTCGGCGGCGCGCGCCCGCCGCACCTCGGTGCGGTCGCGCCGCTGTCGACCATCGGCGACATCTACCGCGCGCCCGGTTACCCGGGCGGCATCTTCAACAACGGCTTCGCGCAGAGCTGGCTCGACGAACGCCGCCGCGACGCCGAGCCGGCGCCGGCCGGCGGCCAGGGCTGGGCCCGCCGGCAGATCGAGGACGGCGACACCGTCTGCCTCGACAACCAGAAGATGCGCCTCCAGCAGATCGACCCCGTCCTGCAGACGAAGGCGATGCCGTTCTACACGCCGTCGATCATGGAGGAGCGCTCGCCGGCGACCTGGGTGGGCCGGATCGAGGTTCCGATGTTCTACTCGGCCGCCTTCCACGACGAGCAGACGGGCCCCGACTTCGCCGCCATGCTGTCGCGCTTCCCGGTGCGGCCGGACGTGAAGGTGACGGTGCAGAACGGCGTGCACACGAGCCCGTTCGATCCCGAGGTGCTGTGGGACTGGATCGCCTTCCTCGACATCTACGTCGCCGGGCGCATCCCCGACCCGAGCCGCATGAGCGCGTTCGCGAGCATCCTCACGCAGGAGATCCTCGGCGCCGACAGCCCGGCCGTGCCGGTGCCGCCGGACGACTACGACGCCGTCACGAGCCTGGGCGAGGCGAAGGCGCGCTTCGAGTCGGCGCCGTTCGTCACCGTGCGCATGGAGAACGGCGCCGGCTCCGACGTCCCGGGCCTGCCCGTCGCACGCTACCGGCTCGGCTACTCGCAGTGGCCGCCCAAGGAGGTGAAGCCGACCACGTTCTTCTTCGGCAAGAACGGCAAGCTCGCGAAGAAGCGCCCGCGCGGCAAGAAGTTCGACATCTACCGCCCCGATCCGGCCGCGCGCCCGATGTCGTCCCTGCCGAACGGCGACGCCTGGGCGGTGATCCCGCCCTACGAGTGGCTGCCGCTCGTCGACGGCACCGCCGTCGCCTACACGACGCCGCGGCTGAAGAAGAGCCTCACCGTCGTCGGGCCGAGCAGCGTCGACCTGTGGCTGCGCAGCAGCGCCGCCGACACCGACATCCAGGTGACGCTGTCGGAGGTCCGTCCCGACGGGCAGGAGATCTACGTCCAGAGCGGCTATCTGCGCGCCAGCCACCGCAAGCTCGACGAGGCGCGCTCGACCTCGACCCACCCGGTGCAGACGCACCTCGAGAGCGACGCCGCGCCGATGCCGGCGGGCGAGTTCGTGCCGGTACGCGTCGAGCTGTACGCCGTCTCGCACGTGTTCCGGAAGGGCTCGCGGCTGCGGATCAGCGTCGAGGCGCCGGGCGGCGATCGCGTCGCGTGGGCGTTCGACACGCCGCCGACCGACGGCCTGGTGGTGAACGACGTCGCGCGCGGCGGGAAGCGTTCGTCGAAGATCGTGCTGTCCGTCGTTCCCACGGCGAAGGACATCCCGGCGACCCTGCCGCCCTGTCCGTCGCTGCGCGGGCAGCCGTGCCGTCCCTATGCGCCGGCGGTGAACGGCGGCTGA